From Glycine soja cultivar W05 chromosome 4, ASM419377v2, whole genome shotgun sequence, the proteins below share one genomic window:
- the LOC114409565 gene encoding nuclear pore complex protein NUP1-like isoform X2 encodes MASTDDISGKLKSSSDLVMSRQDKQVDKSDKNGLSDIEQLVQGKKFSRDEFDRLVAVLNLRVMDLSNVEQGKKITNLSSRKDDEGIALPHELPKVSNEQRLEESTGAIWGTSTPLGLSKVRDEIGASPIEIARAYMDSRALEAGPSSKNMIHTIESTMLHGDEAAIKPYDPSPSKKSSTCWPGAVVQDAYITPQSQRNRYGLHNFPRTPYSRTLLTKSKSKLIRMKGDSSHISSTPVLHSQTTMYLQDKSKAGASESGNGSVGPIRRTRHKVGAQFSSRRVAYSSLYGPSQRQSSGVIESFTSVAKRTEPVGTSCTHKPLGLEVGIPTVHMHTSLMAKKILDHIDRNTPTPKEKSAELKLATKWKNPESSIDFSTIWSNEDNGLLKLDDVSPYKYDGLEGKESTLWNESKGKYHVDMQPKESTDKSIAVRKVGTLLSDVNVYSSIPRLGNDVSTTQNLCSSKKDAMKTTPPSGDHPFGVNQEQKLLTGPATIKPALPPISIKKPESRWTLASDTGSGFTFPVSASSSVFSEPPTPSITPLLSAGDQHQVKEGSTELSYSFGLKKSSPAVVFSFPSTSNTAIQNEAGDIKFNFGSTKKPRLSFSFGKNAVCC; translated from the exons ATGGCTAGTACTGATGACATCAGTGGTAAACTGAAAAGCAGTTCAGACTTGGTTATGTCCAGACAAGATAAACAAGTAGATAAATCTGATAAAAATGGGCTTTCTGATATTGAGCAGCTGGTGCAAGGGAAGAAATTCTCTAG AGATGAATTTGATCGTTTAGTGGCGGTATTAAATTTGAGGGTGATGGACCTTTCTAATGTTGaacaaggaaagaaaattacaaatttgagTTCTAGGAAAGATGATGAGGGGATTGCATTGCCACATGAGCTTCCGAAAGTTTCAAATGAACAAAGGCTTGAAGAGTCGACTGGGGCCATATGGGGAACCTCAACACCTCTTGGTCTGTCAAAG GTTCGGGATGAAATTGGTGCTTCTCCAATAGAGATTGCTAGAGCATATATGGATTCCCGTGCATTAGAAGCAGGTCCCAGTTCTAAGAACATGATTCATACTATTGAAAGCACCATGTTGCATGGTGATGAAGCTGCAATTAAACCATATGATCCATCACCATCAAAGAAATCGTCAACATGTTGGCCAGGTGCTGTGGTGCAGGATGCTTACATAACACCACAAAGTCAGAGGAATAGATATGGACTACATAACTTCCCCCGTACTCCTTATTCCAGAACTCTTTTAACAAAGTCCAAGTCCAAg TTGATTCGTATGAAAGGAGATAGCAGCCACATTTCATCAACTCCTGTCCTTCACTCACAGACTACTATGTATCTGCAG GATAAATCTAAAGCTGGAGCATCAGAAAGTGGAAATGGATCTGTTGGACCTATTCGTCGAACTAGGCATAAGGTTGGTGCACAATTTTCTTCAAGAAGAGTGGCTTATTCATCTCTGTATGGCCCTTCACAGAGACAAAGTTCTGGTGTTATTGAAAGTTTCACTTCTGTTGCAAAGAGGACGGAACCTGTTGGGACAAGCTGCACTCATAAGCCACTAGGCCTTGAGGTGGGTATTCCAACAGTACACATGCATACCAGTTTGATGGCTAAGAAGATATTAGACCATATTGATAGAAACACTCCCACACCTAAAGAGAAATCTGCTGAGCTCAAGCTGGCAACGAAATGGAAGAACCCTGAATCTTCTATTGATTTCAGTACTATCTGGTCAAATGAAGATAATGGTTTGCTTAAATTAGATGATGTTAGCCCTTATAAATATGATGGGCTTGAAGGAAAGGAATCTACTCTATGGAATGAAAGTAAGGGGAAGTACCATGTTGATATGCAACCTAAGGAGAGTACTGATAAATCTATCGCTGTCAGAAAAGTAGGAACTTTGTTGTCTGATGTGAATGTTTATAGCAGCATCCCTAGACTTGGTAATGATGTAAGCACTACGCAAAATTTGTGTTCTTCTAAAAAG GATGCTATGAAGACAACTCCCCCAAGTGGTGATCATCCTTTTGGGGTAAATCAAGAACAGAAGCTTCTCACTGGCCCTGCAACCATTAAGCCAGCTTTACCTCCTATTTCAATCAAGAAGCCTGAATCAAGATGGACGTTAGCATCTGACACTGGCTCCGGATTTACCTTTCCTGTTTCAGCATCCTCCTCTGTATTCTCTGAGCCACCAACTCCATCCATCACGCCTTTACTTTCTGCTGGGGATCAGCACCAAGTAAAAGAAGGATCTACTGAACTGTCATATAGTTTTGGTCTGAAAAAGTCCAGTCCAGCAGTAGTTTTTTCCTTCCCTTCTACAAGTAATACTGCTATTCAGAATGAAGCTGGAGACATAAAGTTTAACTTTGGTTCAACTAAGAAGCCAAGGTTATCGTTCTCATTTGGAAAAAATGCTGTCtgctgttaa